A window of Arcobacter acticola genomic DNA:
AGGTTTTAAATCTTGAAAACTCACTTTTTCCTGCTTTAAAAGAGGAACTTAGATTAGATGAGTTATCAAATAAAGAGCAAAAACTTATCAAGATATTAGATTTTGCACAAATTGAGAAAAATATTACAGTAGTATCTCTCACAAATACTCCAAAGGATAGGGAAGAGATTGCGAGAGCTTTTATAGCAAAAAGTGTTTATAATCTCCAAACAACACGAGACCTTATAGATAGACTTCATATTGACAGAACGCTACGAGTATTGTGTGGATGGAGATATACAAATGATATTCCAAGTGAATCGAAATTTAGTAGAGTATTCAAAGAATTAAGTGATTTAAATATAGCTCAGAAGACTCATGAACAGTTTGTCAAAGAGTATCTAAGTCAAAAGACATTTTTTTATAATGCAACAGATGCCACAAAAATACCACTCAGAGAAAAAGCTGTAAAAAAAGAGAAAGTAAAAAAGGTCAAGAGAAAAGCTGGTCGTCCTAAAAAAGGCGAAGCAAGAGAAGCAATAAAACCAAAGATATTAGAACAACAAAAAGAAATGCAAACAGTAGAAGAGATGCTATGTTTAGTCTCTACAGAGTGCGGAGTTGGTATAAAACAAAATTCCAAAGGCAATAAAGAAGTATGGATAGGCGGTAAACTGCATATTAGTGCAGTAGATGGAGATATACCAATAATAGCATTTTATTCAGGTGCTAATGTACATGACTCATCAGTATCACTCCCTTTGATACAAGAAACAAGCAAAAGAGTGAACTATCTTTATGACTTACAAGATGCAGGATATGATGCAGATATTATTAGAGAGTTTTCAACTGCATTAGGACATCGTCCAATCATAGACATCAATCCTAAAAACTCGAAAGAACTCAAAGTAAAAATAGAAGTTCAAAAAGATGAACAAAAGAAGTTTGAAATGTTAAGCCTTGTTCAAAGTTCTGATACACATCACTATAACCAAAGAAGTATGGTTGAGCGAGTAAATAAATACCTCAAAGAAGATTTCGGGTGTAATACAATTTACTATCAAGGAGCTACAAAAGTAGCTTCCGTCCTAGCATTTGGAATACTTTCAGTTTGTATTCATCAGAGTTTGAAACTGGTGACATGACTTTTTAGCTAAACACACTAAAATTAGCTCACTTTTACAACGCGACCATCAAGCACGCACCCAATAAAAGCTTTTAACTAAAATTGACCCATAAAGCAGTAAAATGATTAAAAGTTAAAAAGATCTGGTTGAGAAGTTCGGTAGTCTTATAAATTCACTAGTTTATGATGGTTGAATTTGCAAGTGGCTCTTAAAAGAAAAATTACCAGTTTCTTGCAGCTTTGGTTTGTGTCAATATGAGAAAAGTGATACATTAGATAGCTTGTTAAAAAAAGCAGATTTATCAATGTACACTATTAAAAATAAATATAAAAAAACAAAAAGTATAATAGCATAAAACTACATTCTCTTAAAATATAAGCTACTTTAAGAGAATATTAGTGATTATATTATTCTGAATCTTCAACTGCACTATCAGAGTGTAAAACAGCTAAATAATCTTTAAATCTTAGCTGCCCTAAATTATCAACTTTGTAATCATTTATTAATTGACCAACATAAGATACAAGAGCTGTTGCTGGAACTTTAACTCCAATTTTTCCTGACTTCATCATTCGAGGCACCCAATATGAATATCAATAATATTTTGAATTTTTAGTTGTATTTCATTAAGTTGCAACACTTCAAATTTTTTCTTATGTGTAAGTGGGTTTATATATTCTAATCCATAGATTGTTTTTATCTCTTCGAGGGCTATTTGCACTGACAAATTCTTATCATGAAGTTTAATAATTCTTTCAAGTTCTTTATAAAGGGCACCTCTAAAAATTAGTCAATATTCATAAAAATTGAAAATATTCATAAAATCACTGATGATGTATACTTTGCAATAAAGCGACAAAACCCTTTATGTAAGGCTTTTTGTAGGACTTTTTAGCTAAAATATCTATATAAATATAGGTACAAAGGTTAAAAAATGGCAGGACTATTTGACTACGAATTTCAATTGGAAAAAATCAATAAACATCAACCACCGCTACAAAAACTAAACAAGATTATTGATTGGGAGATGTTTAGAGAAACAATTGAATCAGCTTTAGAAAAAGAGGATAGAAAGTCAAATGCAGGAAGAAAGCCATACGATAAATTGCTAATGTTTAAAATTTTAATACTTCAACGATATTATAATCTTTCAGATGAACAAACAGAATTTCAGATCAAAGATAGATTATCATTTTTAGATTTTTTAGGATTGCAAATCGGTGATGATGTACCAGATGAAAAGACTATATGGTTGTTTAAAGAGCAACTAAAAGAGAAAGGTTTATCCAAAAAATTATTTGAACTATTTACCTCTAAACTTATCTCAAATGGAATAGTTGCCAAAGAGGGGACAATCGTTGATGCTTCATTTGTAAATGTACCCAAACAAAGAAATACAAGAGATGAAAATAAACAAATCAAAGAGGATAAAATGCCACAAAGCTTTGAAGACAATCCAAATAAAAAAGCTCAAAAAGATTGTGATGCAAGATGGACAACAAAAGGAGGTCAAAGAGAATATGGATATAAAGATCATGTAGCCTCAGATCAGAAAACTAAAATTATCACTAAATATGAAGTGACGCCAGCTTCAACCCATGATTCACAAGTGGTTAAAGATTTGATAGATGGAGATGATAATACCCTCTATGCTGATAGTGCTTATAAATCTGAAGAGACTGAGCAATATCTCGAAAGTAAAAATGTGAAATCAAAAGTTATCAAAAGAGCCTACAGAAACAAACCCTTAACCAATGCCCAGCATAAAGAAAATTATAAACACTCTAAAACAAGAGTAAGAGTTGAACATATATTTGGAACACTTACAACTCAAATGCATAATGCACTTAATCTTCTCTCAATTGGAATAGATAGGATAAAGTCCACAAT
This region includes:
- a CDS encoding transposase translates to METILPKISSSLSKIWTKVLNLENSLFPALKEELRLDELSNKEQKLIKILDFAQIEKNITVVSLTNTPKDREEIARAFIAKSVYNLQTTRDLIDRLHIDRTLRVLCGWRYTNDIPSESKFSRVFKELSDLNIAQKTHEQFVKEYLSQKTFFYNATDATKIPLREKAVKKEKVKKVKRKAGRPKKGEAREAIKPKILEQQKEMQTVEEMLCLVSTECGVGIKQNSKGNKEVWIGGKLHISAVDGDIPIIAFYSGANVHDSSVSLPLIQETSKRVNYLYDLQDAGYDADIIREFSTALGHRPIIDINPKNSKELKVKIEVQKDEQKKFEMLSLVQSSDTHHYNQRSMVERVNKYLKEDFGCNTIYYQGATKVASVLAFGILSVCIHQSLKLVT
- a CDS encoding IS5 family transposase, whose amino-acid sequence is MAGLFDYEFQLEKINKHQPPLQKLNKIIDWEMFRETIESALEKEDRKSNAGRKPYDKLLMFKILILQRYYNLSDEQTEFQIKDRLSFLDFLGLQIGDDVPDEKTIWLFKEQLKEKGLSKKLFELFTSKLISNGIVAKEGTIVDASFVNVPKQRNTRDENKQIKEDKMPQSFEDNPNKKAQKDCDARWTTKGGQREYGYKDHVASDQKTKIITKYEVTPASTHDSQVVKDLIDGDDNTLYADSAYKSEETEQYLESKNVKSKVIKRAYRNKPLTNAQHKENYKHSKTRVRVEHIFGTLTTQMHNALNLLSIGIDRIKSTIGLTNLTYNLVRYEQMVRLQKVKLI